The Thermotoga caldifontis AZM44c09 genomic interval GGTTGAACAACAGAAGCTTCGCGTTCCATTCGTCCGCCATGGAGCCGATGATCTTCTCGAGTGAGTAAACCACGCCTGCGATGGGGTTGAAATTGTTCAAAAGTAATCCACCAGTGAAGATACCGAGAAACAGAGAGAGTACGACGTTCTTTGTTATGAAGCACAGGACGATGGCCACGAGCGGAGGAAGGATGGACCACGCAGTACCTTCCACGTTCATACCCCCCAACAAAGTTTGTGGTTGCTATTATTATAGCGTTGTGCTTCCGGACTCGTGAGTTGCAATATTCGAAAAGGAAAAGAACAATTTTTTGACCCTCCCGACCAGAGGGTATGAAATTTCTGCGTGGTACGCACAGTTGCTTCAAAAGCAAGTGCGTTCCTGCTTCGCGCACGAGACATCGCTGTGATGACTTTCTGTACTTGTGGACTGAGCTTGAAGGAAAATGAAAACGTTCAGCTCTTTCCGTACAGATGGCACGCCACGGTGTGACCGGGCGCCACTTCCATCAACACCGGTTCCACTTCGCTGCAGACAGGCATCGCGTAGGGACATCTGGTGACGAACCTGCATCCCTGTGGGGGATTCAGCGGACTCGGCACGTCTCCCTTGAGGATTATCTTCTTTCGTTTGAGCTTCGGATCAGGAACAGGAACGGCAGAGATGAGGGCTTTCGTGTAAGGATGGAGGGGATTCAGATAGAGTTCTTCACTGTCGGCAACTTCCACGAGCTTTCCAAGGTACATCACACCGATCCTGTGCGAGATGTATTTGACGACGTTCAAAGCGTGAGAGATGAAGAGGTAAGCCACGCCGAGTTTGGCCTGGAGGTTCTCCAGGAGTTTGAGTATCTGACTCTGTATGGAAACGTCCAGCGCAGAAACGGCTTCATCACAAACGATCAAATCGGGCTGCGTTGCGAGCGCTCGGGCGATGCAGATCCTCTGCCTCTGACCGCCGGAAAACTCGTGTGGATATCTGTTCATGTGTTCCGCGGAGAGTCCCACCATCTCGAGGAGTTCTTTCAATCTCAGTTCCACTTCTTTTCCCTTCGCGAGTTTGTGGTAAGCGATGGCTTCACCCACGATCTCTTTCACAGGAAGCCTGGGATTGAGAGAACTGAACGGGTCCTGAAAGACTATCTGCATCTTCGGTCGGAGCGATCTGAGCTGTTTCTGAGTCAGTTTCGTTATGTCCACACCATTGAACAGGATCTCACCGCTCGTCGGTGTTTCGAGCATGAGGACACATCTTCCGGTGGTCGTTTTTCCACAACCGCTCTCGCCGACCAGACCGAAGGTTTCTCCGCGCTTTATGTGAAAGCTTACCCCATCGACTGCCTTCACCACGGCAACCGTTCTTTGAAGTATGCCTGCTCTGACTGGAAAGTGCTTCACCAAGTTCCTCACTTCCAGCAGTACTTCGTTCATGCTTTCACTTCCTCCGGTTCGGACCCTCTCAGAAAGCACCTGACTCTCCTGTGTTCGTTCACATTTATCAACGCTGGAACCTTCTCTCTGCACAGGTCGAACGCGTAAGCGCAGCGTGGATGGAACCTGCAACCGGCCGGTAGGTCCATGGAGTTGGGAACGTTCCCTTCTATGGTGTAGAGTGGCTTTTTGCCGGGTTCGAGTTTGGGTATGGACCTCAAGAGTCCTTCGGTGTACGGATGGAGCGGTGATTCAAACAGATCGACGCAGGGAGCTTCTTCCACTATCTGGCCCGCGTACATCACGATGACCCTATCGCACATCTC includes:
- a CDS encoding ABC transporter ATP-binding protein, with the translated sequence MNEVLLEVRNLVKHFPVRAGILQRTVAVVKAVDGVSFHIKRGETFGLVGESGCGKTTTGRCVLMLETPTSGEILFNGVDITKLTQKQLRSLRPKMQIVFQDPFSSLNPRLPVKEIVGEAIAYHKLAKGKEVELRLKELLEMVGLSAEHMNRYPHEFSGGQRQRICIARALATQPDLIVCDEAVSALDVSIQSQILKLLENLQAKLGVAYLFISHALNVVKYISHRIGVMYLGKLVEVADSEELYLNPLHPYTKALISAVPVPDPKLKRKKIILKGDVPSPLNPPQGCRFVTRCPYAMPVCSEVEPVLMEVAPGHTVACHLYGKS